In the genome of Pseudomonadota bacterium, one region contains:
- a CDS encoding MAPEG family protein has product MDIVAIVSALILIEYWVISFLVGVARGKTGVKAPAMQGAPEFERISRVQQNTLEQLIVLLPAMWLFAFYVHPVIAAGLGVLFLIARIIYCRAYLREPSGRGPGFAIGQIAQAILLLGGLLGAILALLN; this is encoded by the coding sequence GTGGATATTGTGGCCATCGTCAGCGCCCTGATTTTGATCGAGTATTGGGTCATTTCTTTTCTGGTTGGAGTGGCGAGGGGGAAGACCGGCGTGAAGGCCCCGGCCATGCAGGGTGCGCCGGAGTTCGAAAGGATCAGCCGCGTACAGCAAAACACGCTGGAGCAATTGATCGTCTTGCTGCCGGCGATGTGGCTGTTCGCTTTTTATGTGCACCCGGTGATAGCTGCCGGTCTGGGTGTCTTGTTCCTGATCGCACGAATAATTTACTGCCGCGCCTATCTCAGGGAGCCGTCAGGCAGAGGGCCGGGGTTTGCTATCGGGCAGATTGCGCAGGCGATTTTGCTGCTTGGTGGTTTGCTCGGCGCGATATTGGCTTTGCTCAATTAG
- a CDS encoding 2-oxo acid dehydrogenase subunit E2, with the protein MPELIDIVVPEDQQEGTESTLMQWLKRAGDTVALHEPLIELETDKVVVEIASPASGVLHELLVEEQSLVEPGAVLGRIAAGATAEVTTGAIEKPAESAAAIKTAVAVDQPKLSPGLKKLLKKHGLDASQITGSGRDGRLTRADVENHIAGGESSAAKNRDALAASGGGTIVPHTAMRKRIAAHMVKSVQTAPHVTCVFQADMSAVIAHRAKNRVGLEDQGVKLTYTAYFVKAAVAALSAVPEVNSRFHDEGLELFSDINIGIGTALGDEGLIVPVIHRAQEMTLDAIAGKLQTLTDKARKGELGQDDVSGGTFTISNHGVSGSLMASPIIINQPQNAILGIGKLEKRVVVVEADGQEQMEIRPLCYVTLTIDHRALDAHQTNKFLSVFVSALEGWAD; encoded by the coding sequence ATGCCAGAACTGATCGACATCGTCGTGCCGGAAGACCAGCAAGAAGGGACTGAATCGACGCTGATGCAATGGCTCAAGCGAGCCGGCGATACGGTCGCGCTGCACGAGCCTTTGATCGAACTGGAAACCGACAAGGTGGTCGTTGAGATCGCCTCGCCAGCCAGCGGCGTTTTGCACGAGCTTTTGGTCGAAGAACAAAGCCTGGTCGAGCCCGGCGCCGTGCTGGGTCGAATCGCGGCGGGCGCCACGGCCGAGGTAACAACCGGTGCAATTGAAAAACCGGCCGAATCGGCTGCCGCGATAAAAACCGCGGTAGCCGTTGACCAGCCGAAATTGAGCCCGGGCTTAAAAAAACTGCTCAAAAAGCACGGCCTGGATGCCTCTCAGATCACGGGTAGCGGCCGGGATGGCCGGCTCACCCGCGCAGACGTCGAAAACCATATCGCGGGCGGCGAATCGAGTGCGGCGAAAAATCGGGACGCGCTCGCAGCATCCGGCGGAGGGACGATCGTGCCGCATACGGCGATGCGCAAACGCATCGCCGCGCACATGGTGAAAAGCGTGCAGACCGCACCCCATGTCACCTGTGTGTTCCAGGCGGACATGTCGGCCGTCATCGCGCACCGGGCGAAAAACCGCGTCGGCCTGGAAGACCAGGGCGTAAAACTGACCTATACCGCCTATTTCGTCAAAGCCGCGGTCGCGGCGCTGAGCGCGGTACCCGAAGTCAACAGCCGTTTCCACGATGAAGGCCTGGAACTGTTTAGCGATATCAATATCGGCATCGGCACGGCGCTTGGCGACGAGGGCCTGATCGTGCCGGTCATTCACCGGGCGCAGGAGATGACGCTGGACGCGATCGCCGGGAAGCTGCAAACCCTGACCGACAAAGCGCGCAAGGGCGAGCTGGGCCAGGACGACGTAAGCGGCGGCACGTTCACGATTTCAAATCATGGGGTCAGCGGCAGCCTGATGGCGTCGCCGATCATCATCAACCAACCGCAAAACGCGATCCTCGGTATCGGCAAACTGGAGAAAAGAGTTGTCGTCGTCGAAGCCGACGGCCAGGAGCAAATGGAAATCCGGCCGCTGTGCTATGTGACCCTGACTATCGATCACCGTGCGCTGGACGCGCACCAAACCAACAAGTTCCTCTCGGTATTCGTTTCTGCGCTCGAGGGCTGGGCGGACTGA
- a CDS encoding FecR domain-containing protein: MEIRQAALAEWKKITGKRRARRRLVSLAVAATVVMVLASLINVSRLAETDMDLQQLANVERRIGEIIIFEPATDTWRGLAESDVVLSAGQIIATSGGARIAVSWNAGGLLRIDEKTRVSLTANDQIQLLSGRLHYDSKSLYSNQQPLVNLLIETPYGKVRHMGTQFMTDLAGGALSVSVREGEVAISGDSMETLVLAGEKVIISESGIEVRQSILPYSDEWKWAQEIAPAYELDGRSMAEFLQWISRESGFLIEYETESAKSLAEETILHGKIDLLPMKALEIMFQTADLVYELHGGVILVSTRQTSRAFGS; the protein is encoded by the coding sequence TTGGAAATCCGACAGGCTGCGCTGGCGGAATGGAAAAAGATAACGGGAAAACGCAGGGCAAGACGCCGCCTGGTTTCGCTGGCTGTCGCGGCGACCGTGGTAATGGTATTGGCATCCCTGATCAATGTCAGTCGTCTTGCGGAGACAGATATGGACCTTCAACAGCTTGCCAATGTTGAAAGACGAATTGGCGAAATCATTATATTTGAACCAGCCACCGATACCTGGCGTGGGCTGGCAGAGAGCGATGTTGTGCTTTCTGCCGGGCAAATCATAGCAACCAGCGGCGGCGCCAGGATAGCTGTCTCATGGAATGCCGGCGGTTTGCTGAGGATAGACGAAAAGACGCGCGTGTCTCTAACCGCCAACGACCAAATACAACTGCTTTCTGGTCGACTTCATTATGATTCGAAGTCCCTTTACTCAAACCAGCAACCGCTAGTCAACCTGTTGATTGAAACACCCTATGGCAAAGTTCGGCACATGGGCACGCAATTCATGACCGACCTCGCGGGTGGTGCACTGTCGGTCAGCGTGCGTGAGGGCGAAGTCGCGATCAGTGGCGACAGCATGGAAACGCTGGTACTTGCCGGAGAGAAGGTAATTATCAGCGAAAGCGGCATCGAGGTTCGTCAGTCCATTTTGCCGTACTCGGACGAGTGGAAGTGGGCCCAGGAAATTGCGCCGGCATACGAGCTTGATGGCCGCAGCATGGCCGAGTTTCTGCAGTGGATAAGCCGTGAGTCTGGTTTTCTTATTGAGTATGAGACAGAAAGCGCTAAATCCTTGGCCGAGGAAACGATACTACACGGCAAAATCGATTTGCTGCCCATGAAGGCGTTGGAAATCATGTTTCAGACCGCTGACCTGGTGTACGAATTGCATGGCGGCGTGATTCTGGTCAGTACCCGGCAAACTTCCCGAGCATTCGGCAGCTGA
- a CDS encoding TonB-dependent receptor yields MVASDTFAGRSISGVLEQYRSEGWAFAYSSNLIKQSMLVRAEPESIDPEGIVREILMPYDLTLLHIDELYVVVRTEDGLVHANQGSLLLIIRNVPPTANMGALSVTASVSLPEPLAIGNGLLKFNNLNIGDIEINISLPGFVTEHRTVQIKPGNTSVILVELAPSLWEFEKVIVTTSRYRLQRELSASVFHINQRAIQSMPDLGDDPIRSAQRLPGAAAGISAKTHFRGGADDEVAIILNGHRLLDPFHVRNFQNIFSAVDVRAISGMEVYTGGFPVRYGDRMSGLILIETMKPVRLRQTEIGFSAYNTSFLSAGSFSSGSFDWLISARRGNLDLVVNKEFGEPDYSDFFFELAGELAPKATLSLNILLASDRVLIVTDDKIDDQERSDSRADNSQFWLRLENEWTDDLSSTTVLSFDSIHNDRMGLVIDPEAIVGFVDDRRETKIVTLRQDWQWFAHGSYLLQWGIEAQHAEADYRYQSTVDYFGINAVFSGLPVAISHDLAVTPDGDAFAAYVSNRWRVGSRAIMELGLRWDKQTFQDTNSDSQFSPRLSVLYTLNPKTDFRLSWGRYYQFQGIQELQVEDGVNRFFPAQRADQLIIGIQHRFGDSYLFRAEAFSKSMERLKPRFENLFDPLSILPEIQSDRVRIDPEKARARGIELYLEKTSGSLSWWGAYSFSKVEDQVNGSNIARGWDQRHALQGGFSWRPGDWQLDIAAGVHTGWPKTDLVLDFDSSGEPVVTPGPRNAGRYARFASVDMRVSRKFQLGKGTLAAFFELTNALNRRNPCCSDFDLEEDSAGISFLEKNEDDWLPLLPALGFLYEF; encoded by the coding sequence GTGGTTGCAAGCGACACCTTTGCCGGGCGATCCATAAGCGGAGTTCTGGAACAATACCGCAGCGAGGGCTGGGCGTTCGCTTACAGTTCAAACCTGATAAAACAGTCGATGCTGGTTCGTGCCGAGCCCGAAAGTATCGACCCGGAAGGAATAGTTCGCGAAATACTCATGCCCTATGATCTGACGCTTCTCCATATTGACGAACTCTATGTCGTTGTCAGAACCGAAGACGGGCTGGTACACGCCAACCAGGGCTCATTGCTGCTCATCATCAGGAATGTCCCGCCAACCGCCAATATGGGCGCGCTGTCTGTGACAGCATCTGTCTCTTTGCCGGAACCGTTAGCAATCGGCAACGGATTACTCAAATTCAATAACCTAAACATTGGCGATATAGAAATAAACATTTCGCTGCCCGGATTTGTTACCGAACACCGAACAGTCCAAATTAAGCCAGGAAATACTTCGGTGATTCTGGTGGAACTGGCTCCCAGTCTCTGGGAGTTTGAAAAAGTGATAGTCACTACCAGCCGTTACCGGTTGCAGCGTGAGCTGTCGGCTTCGGTTTTTCATATTAACCAGAGGGCGATTCAGAGTATGCCGGATCTCGGGGACGACCCGATAAGATCGGCCCAGCGCCTGCCCGGTGCCGCCGCCGGCATATCTGCGAAAACACACTTTCGTGGCGGGGCTGATGACGAAGTGGCAATTATCCTGAATGGCCATCGGTTGCTGGACCCATTTCATGTCCGCAATTTTCAGAACATCTTCAGTGCTGTAGACGTTCGCGCAATCAGCGGAATGGAAGTTTATACCGGGGGTTTTCCGGTTCGCTACGGGGACCGGATGAGCGGACTCATTCTCATTGAAACCATGAAACCAGTGAGATTGCGCCAGACCGAAATTGGTTTTAGTGCCTACAACACATCCTTCCTGTCGGCGGGCAGCTTCTCATCCGGCAGTTTCGACTGGTTGATTTCGGCACGACGCGGCAATCTGGACTTGGTCGTAAACAAGGAGTTCGGTGAGCCCGACTACAGTGATTTCTTTTTCGAACTGGCTGGCGAGCTGGCACCGAAAGCCACTTTGTCGCTCAATATTCTGCTGGCTAGCGACCGGGTGCTGATTGTCACCGATGACAAAATCGACGATCAGGAACGATCGGACAGTCGGGCAGACAATTCGCAGTTCTGGCTCAGGCTGGAAAACGAATGGACTGACGACCTGAGCAGCACAACGGTGCTGTCGTTTGACTCGATACATAATGATCGTATGGGTCTGGTCATCGATCCCGAGGCGATAGTCGGTTTCGTCGATGACCGAAGGGAGACGAAGATTGTAACCCTGCGGCAGGACTGGCAGTGGTTTGCGCATGGAAGTTATCTGCTGCAATGGGGCATCGAGGCGCAGCATGCGGAGGCAGATTATCGCTACCAGAGTACGGTCGACTATTTTGGTATTAATGCCGTATTTAGTGGTCTGCCGGTTGCGATCAGCCACGATCTGGCTGTCACTCCGGATGGAGACGCTTTTGCCGCGTATGTGTCCAACCGCTGGCGGGTAGGCTCCCGGGCAATCATGGAACTCGGATTGAGATGGGACAAGCAGACCTTTCAGGATACGAATTCAGACTCGCAGTTCAGTCCCAGGTTGAGTGTCCTGTACACGCTAAACCCGAAAACGGATTTTCGCCTGAGCTGGGGGCGTTATTACCAGTTTCAGGGCATTCAAGAGCTCCAGGTTGAGGACGGCGTCAACCGGTTTTTCCCGGCACAAAGAGCAGATCAACTGATCATTGGAATCCAGCATCGCTTTGGTGATTCCTATCTTTTTCGTGCCGAGGCATTCAGCAAAAGCATGGAGCGACTCAAACCGAGGTTCGAGAATCTTTTCGATCCTCTGTCCATACTTCCTGAAATACAGTCCGACCGTGTACGAATAGACCCGGAAAAAGCGCGTGCCAGGGGCATCGAACTGTATCTGGAAAAAACCAGCGGTAGTCTGAGCTGGTGGGGCGCTTATTCCTTTTCGAAAGTTGAAGACCAGGTGAATGGCAGCAATATCGCCCGCGGCTGGGACCAGCGACACGCATTGCAAGGTGGTTTTTCGTGGCGTCCGGGTGACTGGCAACTGGACATCGCCGCCGGCGTACACACCGGCTGGCCAAAAACAGACCTGGTTTTGGACTTCGATTCGTCAGGAGAGCCGGTCGTCACGCCGGGGCCAAGAAACGCGGGACGTTACGCCAGGTTCGCCAGTGTCGACATGCGTGTGAGCAGAAAATTCCAGTTGGGCAAGGGTACACTGGCGGCGTTTTTTGAACTGACCAATGCGCTGAACAGGAGAAACCCCTGTTGCTCGGATTTTGACCTGGAGGAAGACAGCGCCGGCATTTCCTTCCTCGAAAAGAACGAAGATGACTGGCTGCCGTTGTTGCCCGCATTGGGATTTCTTTATGAATTCTGA
- the paaZ gene encoding phenylacetic acid degradation bifunctional protein PaaZ, translated as MKLQSFAENRWQQGATDGVQLVSAVDGGEIATSSSEGLDFGAIAHYARTTGGANLRKYTFHQRANMLKALAKYLMEHKKEFYALSGKTGATRTDSWIDIDGGISTLFVFSSKGRREMPNDHVYVDGQPEFLSKKGSFVGQHIFLPLEGVAVHINAFNFPCWGMLEKLAPCLLAGMPAIVKPATSTSYLTEAMVKRIIESGILPDGAIQLICGSVGDLFDHLNCQDVIAFTGSKTTAELLQQHQTVIAQSVRFTAETDSLNASILGPDAQPGTAEFDLYIQEVVREMTVKAGQKCTAIRRIIAPAEFSGELVNALAQALGKVRVGNPANKEVQMGPLASQGQREEVRERIAELSGDAEMIYGDLENFELIDADTEKGAFFAPVLLHCQKPLTSRAVHSVEAFGPVSTVMPYDTLDEAITLARMGEGSLAGSIFTGDDEIAETLALGIAPYHGRLVIINRDSAGESTGHGSPLPHLVHGGPGRAGGGEEMGGIRGVLHYMQRTALQGSPTTLGKIARRWIRGGKENVEEVHPFGKYFEELEIGDTHHTASRKITVEDIENFAELSGDKFYAHMDDELAAKNPFFEGRVAHGYFIVSMAAGLFVQPDFGPVLANYGLDDLRFAQPVYMGDELKVRLTCKQKTMREGEDYGEVRWDTEVSNQDGEIVAAYDVLTMVATRSQMPG; from the coding sequence ATGAAGCTGCAGTCATTCGCAGAAAACCGCTGGCAGCAAGGCGCCACCGATGGCGTACAACTGGTCAGTGCCGTAGATGGTGGAGAGATCGCCACCTCGTCGAGCGAGGGCCTGGATTTTGGCGCGATAGCGCATTACGCGCGCACCACCGGTGGCGCCAATCTTCGCAAGTACACTTTCCACCAGCGCGCCAACATGCTCAAAGCGCTGGCCAAATACCTGATGGAGCACAAAAAGGAATTCTATGCGCTTTCCGGCAAGACCGGCGCGACCCGCACGGATTCCTGGATCGATATAGACGGTGGCATTTCCACGCTTTTCGTGTTCTCCAGCAAGGGCCGGCGCGAAATGCCCAATGACCACGTTTATGTCGATGGTCAACCCGAGTTTCTGTCGAAGAAGGGCAGTTTCGTCGGGCAACATATATTCCTGCCGCTCGAGGGCGTCGCCGTTCATATCAACGCGTTCAACTTTCCTTGCTGGGGGATGCTCGAAAAACTGGCGCCGTGCCTGCTCGCAGGCATGCCGGCGATCGTCAAACCGGCGACCAGTACCTCCTATCTCACCGAGGCGATGGTCAAACGGATTATCGAATCCGGCATATTGCCCGATGGCGCTATCCAGTTGATCTGCGGCAGCGTCGGCGATCTGTTCGACCACCTGAACTGTCAGGATGTGATCGCGTTTACCGGCTCCAAGACCACGGCGGAATTGCTGCAACAGCACCAGACCGTGATCGCTCAATCGGTGCGCTTTACCGCGGAGACCGATTCGCTGAACGCATCGATACTGGGACCGGATGCGCAGCCCGGCACAGCCGAGTTCGATCTTTATATCCAGGAAGTGGTTCGGGAGATGACCGTGAAAGCCGGTCAGAAATGTACCGCCATACGCAGGATAATCGCGCCCGCCGAGTTCAGCGGTGAACTGGTCAACGCACTGGCCCAGGCGCTCGGCAAGGTCCGCGTCGGTAACCCGGCCAACAAGGAAGTCCAGATGGGCCCGCTCGCCAGCCAGGGTCAGCGTGAGGAAGTCAGGGAGCGGATAGCCGAACTCAGTGGTGACGCAGAAATGATTTACGGCGATCTGGAGAATTTCGAACTGATCGATGCCGATACCGAAAAAGGCGCTTTTTTCGCGCCCGTGCTGCTGCATTGCCAGAAACCGCTGACCAGCCGGGCGGTGCACAGCGTTGAAGCGTTTGGGCCGGTCAGCACGGTAATGCCCTACGACACGCTGGACGAGGCTATTACCCTGGCGCGGATGGGTGAGGGCAGCCTGGCCGGTTCGATATTCACGGGTGACGATGAAATTGCGGAAACGCTGGCGCTGGGCATCGCGCCGTATCACGGTCGCCTGGTGATCATCAATCGCGATTCGGCCGGTGAATCGACCGGCCACGGCTCGCCGTTGCCGCACCTGGTGCATGGCGGGCCCGGCCGGGCCGGTGGCGGGGAGGAAATGGGCGGCATACGCGGTGTATTGCATTACATGCAACGCACTGCCTTGCAAGGGTCGCCAACGACGCTCGGCAAGATTGCGCGACGCTGGATACGCGGCGGCAAAGAGAATGTCGAGGAGGTGCATCCGTTTGGCAAATACTTCGAAGAACTCGAGATCGGCGACACGCACCACACCGCATCGAGAAAAATAACGGTAGAGGATATCGAGAATTTTGCCGAACTCAGCGGCGATAAATTCTATGCGCACATGGATGACGAGCTGGCTGCAAAAAACCCGTTTTTCGAAGGCCGGGTCGCACATGGCTATTTTATCGTATCGATGGCGGCGGGGCTGTTCGTGCAGCCTGATTTCGGACCGGTGCTGGCGAATTACGGGCTCGACGACCTGAGATTCGCGCAACCGGTCTATATGGGCGACGAGTTGAAAGTCCGGCTGACCTGCAAGCAAAAGACGATGCGCGAGGGCGAAGATTACGGTGAGGTTCGCTGGGATACCGAAGTGAGCAATCAGGACGGGGAAATCGTTGCCGCTTACGATGTGCTCACGATGGTGGCAACGCGCAGCCAGATGCCCGGTTGA
- a CDS encoding RNA polymerase sigma factor yields MLLYLEDKQLVQRMLTGDQRAFDQFFTENFQRLYRFALSRVPDDPESCREVVNSALSKAIRNLHKFRGEAALFTWLCAICRNEISDWLEQQGRYRQHILLTEDFPEIRAAVDSFQTPLADDPEWNMQRLEFVRLIHVALDRLPARYGDALEWKYIEGYSIREIAGRMGIGEEAVQSLLARARRAFHDVYGSLTTHDISSRVST; encoded by the coding sequence ATGCTTCTTTATCTTGAAGACAAACAGCTAGTGCAACGAATGCTGACGGGCGATCAGCGTGCGTTTGATCAGTTCTTTACAGAGAATTTCCAGCGGCTGTATCGATTCGCGCTCAGCCGCGTGCCGGACGATCCTGAAAGTTGCAGGGAAGTCGTCAATTCGGCGCTGAGCAAGGCGATCAGGAACCTGCACAAATTCAGGGGCGAGGCGGCGTTGTTTACCTGGCTATGCGCGATTTGCCGGAATGAGATCAGCGACTGGTTGGAACAGCAGGGCCGATACCGCCAGCACATCTTGCTAACCGAGGATTTTCCAGAGATCCGGGCGGCGGTTGACTCTTTCCAGACGCCACTTGCGGATGACCCGGAGTGGAATATGCAACGCCTGGAGTTCGTCAGGTTGATTCACGTTGCCCTAGACCGCCTGCCGGCCAGGTATGGCGATGCGCTGGAGTGGAAATACATCGAGGGTTACTCGATTCGGGAAATTGCCGGGCGAATGGGGATCGGTGAAGAAGCGGTGCAGTCGCTGCTCGCCCGGGCCCGCAGAGCATTTCACGATGTTTACGGTTCGCTGACGACCCATGACATTAGTTCACGGGTCTCTACCTGA
- a CDS encoding 2-(1,2-epoxy-1,2-dihydrophenyl)acetyl-CoA isomerase translates to MSFANIEFSITDGIARLTLNRPKSLNSFNEAMHREVSAALDSVEAGDCRVLLLTGTGRGFCAGQDLSERRVLPGAEPPDLGYTLENFYNPLIRRLRNLEMPIVCAVNGVAAGAGANLALAADIVIAAKSAKFIQAFCKLGLIPDSGGTWILPRLLGPARATALAMLGDSLSAEQAVEWGLIWRCVDDEKLMPEAEALCVHFAGQPTRGLALIKKALNASWGNTLDQQLDLERDLQQAAGRTGDYQEGVAAFMEKREAKFKGR, encoded by the coding sequence ATGAGTTTTGCAAACATCGAATTCAGCATCACCGACGGCATAGCCAGGCTGACGCTGAACCGCCCGAAAAGCCTGAACAGCTTCAATGAGGCGATGCACCGAGAAGTCAGCGCTGCTCTGGACTCAGTGGAGGCGGGCGATTGCAGGGTATTATTGCTGACCGGAACCGGCCGCGGCTTCTGCGCTGGCCAGGATCTGTCTGAGCGACGGGTTTTACCGGGCGCGGAACCACCGGACCTGGGCTATACGCTGGAGAATTTTTATAACCCGTTGATCCGCCGGTTACGAAACCTGGAAATGCCGATCGTCTGTGCGGTAAACGGCGTCGCGGCCGGGGCCGGGGCCAACCTGGCGCTGGCGGCCGATATCGTTATCGCGGCGAAATCGGCGAAATTCATCCAGGCCTTTTGCAAGCTGGGGTTGATCCCGGATTCCGGCGGCACCTGGATATTGCCGAGACTGCTTGGACCTGCGCGAGCGACGGCGCTGGCCATGTTGGGCGATTCGCTCAGTGCGGAGCAGGCGGTCGAATGGGGCCTGATCTGGCGTTGTGTCGACGATGAAAAATTGATGCCCGAGGCGGAAGCTTTGTGTGTGCATTTCGCCGGCCAGCCAACCCGTGGCCTCGCGCTGATCAAGAAGGCGTTGAACGCGAGCTGGGGCAACACGCTGGACCAGCAACTGGATCTTGAGCGCGACCTGCAACAGGCAGCCGGTCGTACCGGGGATTACCAGGAAGGCGTAGCAGCGTTCATGGAAAAACGCGAAGCAAAATTCAAGGGCAGGTAG
- a CDS encoding pyruvate dehydrogenase, with translation MRLWPSCPRGGYYSHSPKAPGIASVSSEIAQEASVRSDDSIDPAFDWLKIARLMLTSRAIDRIEESELVPQKKVLYQFSARGHDLAQILLGSLLNHPHDATSGYYRSRPSLLAIGLSIEDAFAGPLARSGGFSDGRDIGVVFNLPSTGGATVLPMCGGVGAQYTPVAGWAQSILYHADELGDDSYKGAIGAALGGDASVATNGFWSALTMATTLKLPMLFYIEDNAYGISTPSTLQTPGANIAANLKSFENLRVLDGDGTEPAAAAGLIRQAVDHVRSGAGPALLRLSVPRLAGHSAQDTQAYKSAEIIAAEESRDPLPKLRDYLIPALIDEAAWEKLEQEVERVVADALESALARTQPDPATIERHVFCEAGPDGKPEIQQQGGLAVSGHVFPESGEQPEPEPTRINMLTAIRRTLEYELASNPKLTVFGEDVGPKGGVHAATMGLQEKFGVNRVFDTSLSEEGIIGRAVGMAVAGLMPVPELQFRKYADPAAEQLNDCGTMRWRTNNRFAAPIVVRIPGGFFKCGDPWHSQTNEVQWAHGIGWQVAVPSNAEDATGLLRAALRSNNPTIFFEHRSMLDDAWARRPYPGDKYLLPFGKAKITRSGTDLTVVTWGAMVPRCEIAAGQVDGSVEVIDLRTMMPWDKKAILESVARTRRCLVVHEDNMTAGFGAEIVATVASESFFDLDAPVERLAMPDIPSPHNPLLMHAVVPDVAGIAGKMTKLLEY, from the coding sequence ATGCGGCTCTGGCCAAGCTGCCCGCGGGGCGGGTATTATTCGCACTCCCCCAAAGCACCAGGCATTGCATCTGTGAGTTCGGAAATAGCACAAGAAGCGTCGGTTCGTTCCGATGACAGTATTGACCCTGCTTTTGACTGGCTCAAAATTGCGCGCCTGATGCTGACCTCGCGGGCCATCGACCGGATCGAGGAAAGCGAACTGGTCCCACAGAAGAAAGTGCTTTACCAATTCTCTGCGCGTGGCCATGACCTGGCGCAGATCCTGCTGGGTTCCTTGCTGAACCATCCGCACGATGCGACCAGCGGTTATTACCGGTCCAGGCCATCGCTGCTGGCGATCGGGCTATCGATCGAAGATGCGTTCGCCGGCCCGCTGGCGCGCTCCGGCGGATTCAGTGACGGCCGCGACATCGGGGTTGTTTTCAACCTTCCTTCGACTGGTGGCGCCACGGTCCTGCCGATGTGCGGTGGAGTCGGGGCGCAATACACGCCGGTCGCCGGCTGGGCGCAGTCAATTCTTTATCACGCAGATGAACTCGGCGACGATAGCTACAAGGGTGCTATCGGCGCTGCCCTCGGCGGCGACGCATCGGTAGCGACCAATGGATTCTGGTCTGCACTGACGATGGCGACGACACTGAAACTGCCGATGCTGTTCTATATCGAGGACAACGCATATGGCATCTCGACGCCATCCACGCTGCAGACGCCAGGGGCAAACATCGCAGCCAACCTCAAATCGTTTGAGAATTTGCGGGTCCTGGATGGCGACGGCACAGAACCGGCCGCGGCGGCCGGGCTGATCCGCCAGGCGGTCGACCACGTTCGCAGCGGCGCCGGACCGGCCCTGCTAAGGCTTTCCGTACCCAGGCTGGCCGGTCACTCGGCACAAGATACCCAGGCCTACAAATCGGCCGAGATCATCGCCGCAGAAGAATCCCGTGATCCGCTACCAAAACTACGTGACTACCTGATTCCGGCGTTGATCGACGAAGCCGCCTGGGAAAAGCTGGAACAGGAAGTCGAACGGGTAGTCGCCGATGCGCTTGAGTCGGCACTCGCCAGGACCCAGCCCGATCCGGCAACCATCGAGCGGCATGTTTTTTGCGAAGCCGGGCCTGACGGCAAACCCGAGATACAACAACAAGGCGGCCTGGCCGTCAGCGGTCATGTTTTTCCCGAATCCGGCGAACAACCGGAACCCGAGCCCACGCGAATCAACATGTTGACGGCCATTCGCCGTACACTCGAATATGAACTGGCAAGCAACCCGAAGCTTACTGTCTTTGGCGAAGACGTCGGACCCAAGGGCGGCGTGCATGCGGCGACGATGGGTTTGCAGGAAAAATTCGGCGTCAACAGGGTTTTCGATACCAGCCTTTCGGAAGAAGGCATCATCGGCCGTGCCGTGGGCATGGCGGTAGCCGGCCTGATGCCGGTGCCCGAGCTCCAGTTTCGCAAGTATGCCGACCCGGCAGCGGAGCAATTGAATGACTGTGGCACGATGAGATGGCGGACCAACAACCGCTTTGCCGCACCGATAGTAGTCAGAATCCCCGGTGGTTTTTTCAAATGCGGCGATCCCTGGCACAGCCAGACAAATGAAGTGCAATGGGCACACGGCATCGGCTGGCAGGTTGCCGTGCCATCCAATGCCGAGGACGCAACCGGCCTGTTGCGCGCGGCGCTGCGTAGCAACAACCCGACGATCTTTTTTGAACACCGCTCGATGCTGGACGATGCATGGGCGCGCAGACCCTACCCCGGCGACAAATACCTTTTGCCATTTGGCAAAGCAAAAATCACCAGGTCCGGCACAGACCTGACCGTCGTGACCTGGGGCGCGATGGTGCCGCGTTGCGAAATTGCAGCTGGCCAGGTAGATGGCAGCGTAGAGGTTATCGATCTGCGCACGATGATGCCATGGGACAAGAAAGCCATATTGGAATCGGTCGCCAGGACCAGGCGCTGCCTGGTGGTACACGAGGACAACATGACCGCCGGTTTTGGCGCGGAGATAGTCGCGACCGTGGCCAGCGAATCTTTTTTCGACTTGGACGCGCCAGTCGAGCGGCTGGCCATGCCGGATATCCCCAGTCCGCACAATCCGCTGCTGATGCATGCGGTGGTTCCGGATGTAGCTGGAATAGCCGGAAAAATGACCAAACTGCTTGAGTACTAA